One window of Alkaliphilus metalliredigens QYMF genomic DNA carries:
- a CDS encoding oleate hydratase: protein MKRYFGDMPCIISQFQPRAMTDRPQVVPEGSTNLAMISQFVEIPEDMVFTEEVSVRAAHIVVYTLMGLDKKICPVTPHRYDVRTLLKALNTSYR, encoded by the coding sequence ATGAAACGATATTTTGGGGATATGCCCTGCATTATCTCTCAGTTTCAGCCAAGAGCCATGACAGACAGACCACAGGTTGTACCTGAAGGGTCTACTAACCTGGCTATGATCAGTCAATTTGTTGAAATTCCTGAAGACATGGTATTTACCGAGGAAGTTTCTGTTCGTGCAGCTCATATTGTGGTGTATACATTGATGGGCTTAGATAAAAAGATCTGTCCTGTCACACCACATCGCTATGATGTTCGAACACTGTTAAAAGCACTGAACACCAGCTATAGATAA
- the grpE gene encoding nucleotide exchange factor GrpE, with product MIDVRKEIEKYEPIDLAQEEELQQDEFIEVLQHLQKSLNRFGKDQYKTLGQVEEVLELLEASEEKDKVYGDLRKEAKKKDEEIDALLLAIIMVTDALEDLYYYTVKNNEGSWAEQLSLLWEKLGQKLSYYGIVRIGEEGTTFSSHHGIAEGISKDANRSHGEIVEVIQLGYVYRGRVLRKARVIVNENEERVKYE from the coding sequence ATGATTGACGTAAGGAAGGAAATTGAGAAGTATGAACCTATAGATCTAGCACAAGAAGAAGAGCTTCAACAGGACGAGTTTATCGAAGTCCTTCAGCATTTGCAAAAGTCTCTAAACCGATTTGGAAAAGATCAATATAAGACCCTAGGACAAGTGGAAGAGGTACTGGAGCTTTTGGAGGCAAGTGAAGAAAAGGACAAGGTTTATGGTGACCTCAGAAAAGAGGCAAAAAAGAAGGACGAAGAGATAGATGCCCTACTTTTGGCAATCATAATGGTAACGGATGCTTTAGAGGATCTCTATTATTATACGGTGAAAAATAATGAGGGTTCCTGGGCAGAACAGCTATCTTTGCTATGGGAAAAATTGGGTCAGAAACTATCTTACTATGGGATTGTGCGAATCGGGGAAGAAGGGACCACCTTTTCATCTCATCATGGAATCGCAGAGGGAATCTCAAAGGATGCGAATCGATCCCATGGAGAGATCGTAGAAGTCATTCAGTTGGGATATGTTTATAGAGGTAGAGTCCTTCGAAAGGCAAGGGTTATTGTTAATGAAAATGAAGAAAGGGTGAAGTACGAATGA
- a CDS encoding COG2426 family protein has protein sequence MELWGAIPVGVSLGMSPLHATMVSFAGSMLPVPFLICAIRPVFDILKKTRLFGGMIHRLSARTLRNSEKVKKYGFWGLILFVSIPLPGTGVWSGTLAAVLLDMRFKIAFPAILIGNTIAAIVIMTLSYGALGAINLLP, from the coding sequence ATTGAGCTATGGGGAGCGATTCCTGTAGGGGTTTCATTGGGAATGTCGCCTCTCCATGCCACAATGGTCAGCTTTGCCGGGAGTATGCTTCCGGTACCCTTTTTGATTTGTGCCATCCGTCCTGTGTTTGATATTTTAAAGAAAACCAGGTTGTTTGGGGGAATGATTCATAGGCTCAGCGCACGAACGCTAAGGAATAGTGAAAAGGTAAAGAAATATGGATTTTGGGGACTCATCCTATTTGTGTCCATTCCCCTGCCTGGAACTGGTGTTTGGAGTGGAACATTAGCAGCGGTTTTATTAGATATGCGCTTTAAGATTGCTTTTCCAGCTATCCTAATTGGAAACACTATTGCCGCCATTGTAATTATGACATTAAGCTATGGTGCACTTGGAGCCATTAATTTATTGCCTTAA
- a CDS encoding polysaccharide biosynthesis protein — protein sequence MKKRVLSGLLMMMDAAMINIAVVIAFYIRFDGAFSGRFAGQYIPIYTDNLLTFTLIKIALFYAFGMYQNLWKYASIEAVFQIMIAAFVANTGVVSYMVLTQQGHLPRSIYLLMFILDMLLVGGIRFSYRATRGLREHGFIRRKNCKRVMIVGAGTAGAVVIKELKIHDNLNYKPVAVIDDDESKLGSKINGVPVLGDRYHIKKVAEMKQVDEIIIAIPSGFRQELKEIVEECSKTKCKLKILPGIGELIDGKVSMKKARDVEIEDLLGRDAINIDLEEISEYLHNQVVLITGGGGSIGSELCRQIATFNPKKLLILDNYENNAYDIQNELRRKYPELNLEVLIASVRERDRIEEIFGQYLPEVIFHAAAHKHVPLMEANPQEAIKNNIFGTKNVAECADQFGAKRFVLISTDKAVNPTNIMGATKRVAEMLIQSIDLTSKTEFVAVRFGNVLGSNGSVIPLFKRQIAEGGPVTVTHPEVTRYFMTIPEAVQLVIQAGSMASGGEIFVLDMGEPVKIIDLARNLIRLSGMEPDVDMDIKVVGLRPGEKLYEELLMDEEGLESTKHDKIFVGKPFFTDLKFLERELDILSDLLLLRDQEEVKEYMVKIVPTYHRETS from the coding sequence ATGAAGAAAAGGGTGTTGAGTGGGCTATTGATGATGATGGATGCTGCCATGATAAACATTGCAGTGGTCATTGCCTTTTACATACGATTTGATGGGGCTTTTTCAGGTAGATTCGCAGGGCAGTATATTCCTATTTATACGGACAACTTATTAACTTTCACTTTGATTAAAATCGCACTTTTTTATGCCTTTGGTATGTATCAAAACCTATGGAAATATGCCAGCATAGAGGCAGTCTTTCAAATTATGATCGCAGCCTTCGTTGCCAACACAGGTGTGGTTAGCTATATGGTCCTCACCCAACAGGGGCATCTACCTAGGAGTATTTACCTGTTGATGTTTATTTTGGACATGTTACTGGTAGGGGGCATACGCTTTAGCTATCGTGCCACTCGGGGACTACGGGAGCATGGTTTCATTAGAAGGAAAAACTGTAAACGGGTGATGATTGTAGGAGCCGGGACTGCCGGGGCTGTGGTCATCAAAGAGCTTAAAATCCATGATAACTTAAATTACAAACCAGTGGCAGTCATCGATGATGATGAGTCAAAGTTAGGCTCTAAAATCAATGGGGTTCCTGTCCTGGGGGATCGATATCATATTAAAAAGGTAGCTGAAATGAAACAAGTAGATGAAATCATTATTGCCATACCCTCTGGGTTTAGACAAGAACTCAAGGAAATCGTGGAGGAATGTAGTAAAACCAAGTGTAAACTAAAAATATTACCTGGCATTGGTGAGTTGATCGATGGCAAGGTCAGTATGAAAAAGGCCCGTGATGTGGAGATTGAAGATCTATTAGGTAGGGATGCCATTAATATAGATCTTGAGGAGATCAGTGAGTATCTACATAATCAAGTGGTCTTAATTACTGGAGGTGGAGGATCTATTGGGTCTGAGCTTTGCAGACAGATTGCCACATTCAATCCCAAGAAGCTCTTAATATTAGATAACTATGAAAATAATGCTTATGATATACAAAATGAATTGAGAAGAAAATATCCTGAGTTGAATTTAGAAGTGTTGATTGCTTCAGTAAGAGAAAGGGACCGTATAGAGGAAATTTTTGGTCAATATTTACCTGAGGTCATATTTCATGCGGCGGCCCATAAGCATGTTCCTTTGATGGAGGCCAATCCTCAGGAAGCCATTAAAAATAATATTTTTGGAACCAAAAATGTAGCAGAATGTGCTGATCAATTTGGTGCCAAGAGATTTGTTCTAATTTCCACAGATAAAGCGGTGAATCCCACTAATATTATGGGTGCCACCAAGCGAGTAGCAGAAATGTTGATCCAGTCTATTGATTTAACAAGTAAAACTGAGTTCGTGGCGGTACGGTTTGGAAATGTATTAGGGAGCAATGGTAGTGTGATTCCCCTCTTTAAAAGGCAAATTGCAGAAGGGGGACCGGTGACGGTGACACATCCAGAGGTTACTCGATACTTTATGACCATCCCTGAGGCAGTTCAGCTGGTGATCCAAGCTGGTTCAATGGCAAGTGGCGGGGAAATATTTGTCTTGGATATGGGAGAGCCAGTGAAGATTATTGATTTAGCCAGAAACCTTATTCGCCTTTCTGGGATGGAGCCTGATGTGGATATGGACATTAAGGTGGTTGGGTTAAGGCCAGGAGAAAAGCTCTATGAAGAGCTATTGATGGATGAAGAAGGATTAGAGTCAACCAAGCATGATAAGATTTTTGTGGGAAAACCATTCTTTACTGATTTAAAGTTTTTAGAAAGAGAGTTGGACATTTTATCGGATCTCTTATTATTAAGAGACCAAGAGGAAGTCAAAGAATATATGGTGAAGATTGTTCCTACATATCATAGAGAGACAAGCTGA
- a CDS encoding oleate hydratase, producing MILLKKIEKYSRNVPGSGALMTFKDSSGLMSMVVAAQPHFKAQTADETIFWGYALHYLSVSAKSHDRQTTGCT from the coding sequence ATGATATTGCTCAAAAAGATTGAAAAATATTCGAGGAATGTTCCTGGTAGCGGTGCACTGATGACTTTTAAAGATTCCAGCGGGCTTATGTCCATGGTTGTGGCAGCACAGCCCCATTTCAAAGCCCAAACTGCCGATGAAACGATATTTTGGGGATATGCCCTGCATTATCTCTCAGTTTCAGCCAAGAGCCATGACAGACAGACCACAGGTTGTACCTGA
- a CDS encoding efflux RND transporter periplasmic adaptor subunit encodes MKSYKKAILTIFLISTTFLYGCSQTAANEIEEVLKPVKVKVVETQEYSKDMEISGNVKPAQLIRSGFKVAGVIDHIHVEEGDIVKEGQTLMQLDPYDYQLGVNAARSQYQALQKQAESSINSGVNQAVAHLEFVNTQYDRMLKLYEEGAIPKKTLEEVETQIVVAQNKYQESLDASPIAEAQLDQARTGLEAAESKIGDTILKSPITGTVIKRTFEVGETVAPGHPTIILGRLDKLEVEIGVPDGLVDNIRIGKNVDVFIYGLDKEIKGTIASIDTTADLETRTFGVKVEIDNKENRIRPGMIAKVMMNTDKLTTIMIPTNAVMNDPDGAKIFVYQEEGYVVERRVILGEIFGDEIQVIEGLENGEKIVIEGHYRLIDGDNVKVEVVE; translated from the coding sequence TTGAAATCTTACAAAAAAGCGATATTGACCATTTTTCTGATCAGTACAACATTTCTATATGGTTGTAGTCAAACCGCTGCTAATGAAATAGAAGAGGTTCTAAAGCCTGTGAAGGTGAAAGTGGTAGAGACACAAGAATATTCAAAAGACATGGAAATTAGTGGTAATGTAAAGCCTGCTCAATTGATCAGATCGGGATTTAAAGTGGCAGGTGTCATTGATCATATTCATGTGGAAGAGGGAGATATAGTAAAAGAAGGACAGACTCTTATGCAACTGGACCCATATGACTATCAACTAGGGGTAAATGCAGCCCGCTCTCAATATCAAGCTTTGCAAAAACAAGCGGAGAGTAGTATCAACTCAGGGGTGAATCAAGCAGTAGCTCATTTAGAGTTTGTTAATACTCAGTATGATAGAATGCTAAAGCTCTATGAGGAAGGAGCCATTCCTAAAAAAACCTTAGAGGAGGTGGAAACTCAAATTGTAGTGGCGCAGAATAAGTATCAGGAGTCATTGGATGCTTCTCCTATTGCTGAAGCACAACTAGATCAAGCAAGAACAGGACTAGAGGCAGCAGAGTCAAAAATAGGAGATACTATTTTAAAAAGTCCTATTACTGGTACAGTGATCAAGAGGACTTTTGAAGTTGGGGAAACAGTTGCTCCTGGACACCCTACCATTATTTTAGGAAGACTGGATAAGCTAGAGGTGGAAATAGGAGTACCGGATGGATTAGTAGATAATATACGTATCGGAAAAAATGTAGATGTGTTTATATATGGTTTGGATAAAGAAATTAAAGGAACGATTGCTAGCATTGATACGACAGCGGACTTGGAAACAAGAACCTTTGGTGTGAAGGTGGAAATTGATAACAAAGAGAATCGGATTCGTCCTGGGATGATTGCTAAGGTGATGATGAACACCGATAAGTTGACAACGATTATGATTCCAACAAACGCTGTCATGAATGACCCTGATGGTGCTAAGATATTTGTCTATCAAGAAGAAGGCTATGTAGTAGAAAGAAGAGTCATACTAGGTGAGATATTTGGGGATGAAATTCAAGTAATCGAAGGCTTGGAAAACGGAGAAAAAATTGTAATAGAAGGTCACTATAGACTGATAGACGGGGATAATGTAAAAGTGGAGGTAGTAGAATAA
- a CDS encoding efflux RND transporter permease subunit has protein sequence MTKWCLEHRSIVAVLSIFIFLSGIFVYTTMERQENPDVVAPGATVKTIYPGATPEDIEKFIVKPLESKIGEIPDVKMMLSYSLDNVGVIIIRLEDLSDEDINETWNLLRQKVDEAELPEQAWDPEIDTDLIDTYGMLFTISGDRFEYKELKSIADELQEELEKMDGIAQVDINGYIDEEIHINLDLLRMKHFNIPVETIGMALKATNINIPGGSLKLRGTNVPISTTGEYKNIHDIENTIVGMSEAGNVIYLKDVADIEQVEGDRDVFVGSNGEKALLMNLKYSDGENIVNIGEEVMTFLEEYKNTIAEDMNITVITDQAEYVEDAINLFEKNLLSAISLVVVVVLISMGYRSALVVSSAIPITVMATFAFMRFTGIVLHQVSISSLIVCLGLLVANAIVANDSMDLYLSKGMSRKEAIVYGINEVKIPILTSTLTTVASFLPLLLMEGVAGKFVKSLPIMVTVALFSSFILSLTVVPAMGYTFLKGSQGEKKKSLFSDVSDFFLKQYKFILKATLKMPIITILVAMGLLVFSTTMISSLGLQLFPFVERDQYVIDVTLIEGTSAEKTKEVITEIEEMLKEDPSVDSFLSKVGDGIPKFYPSFVPNQIASNQAQFVVNGKVSEMVALQDRIDQTVVGARVEVKQLENAVPVGLPIQVRVSGNDIDTLIRTSNEIKEILYTVEEGQHVQDDYGHEVLKMVIDVNQDKASMVGITNYDIASTVRMAINGHEVIKMRPDDTDDDIPVVLRIPTDEKNTVQVLDNIFVTSQFTGRNVPIQQIADIHSEFSLSRILRRDRDRTITVGLYPKPGYSAAEVLNVVEERMEGFEVPQGYMMEFGGESEDRTEAFESLIGPFFLAAMLIYVILMFQFMDLRQPLIIMGTIPLSFIGVIWGLKITGYPLGFMALMGTVSLMGIVVNNGIVLLDYINILAKSGIEAKEAVIEACATRLRPIMIGMITTVIGLVPMALIGGSLWAPLAYAIIFGLMVSSILTMLVIPSAFMLFRRRDKKGNGIIDEALTDKEIKETVS, from the coding sequence ATGACGAAATGGTGCTTGGAACATCGCAGTATTGTTGCGGTATTATCTATTTTCATCTTCTTAAGCGGGATCTTCGTCTATACAACCATGGAGCGACAAGAGAACCCTGATGTCGTTGCACCTGGAGCAACAGTAAAGACGATTTATCCTGGAGCTACACCAGAAGATATTGAAAAGTTTATTGTAAAACCACTGGAAAGTAAGATTGGGGAGATTCCTGATGTAAAGATGATGCTTTCTTACTCTTTAGATAATGTAGGGGTAATTATCATACGTTTGGAAGATTTAAGTGATGAGGATATCAATGAGACTTGGAACCTATTAAGACAAAAGGTAGATGAGGCAGAGCTACCAGAACAAGCCTGGGATCCAGAAATCGACACTGATCTTATTGATACCTATGGAATGCTCTTTACCATAAGTGGAGATCGCTTTGAGTATAAGGAATTAAAGTCAATTGCAGATGAGCTCCAAGAAGAGTTGGAGAAAATGGATGGTATCGCTCAAGTAGACATCAATGGATACATAGACGAAGAAATACACATTAATCTAGATCTCTTGCGGATGAAGCACTTTAATATTCCTGTGGAGACAATCGGGATGGCACTAAAGGCTACAAATATAAATATTCCAGGGGGAAGCTTGAAATTACGTGGTACCAATGTACCCATATCCACCACAGGAGAGTATAAAAATATCCATGATATTGAAAATACAATTGTAGGGATGTCAGAGGCGGGTAACGTGATTTACCTCAAGGATGTGGCTGATATTGAACAAGTGGAAGGCGATAGAGATGTTTTTGTTGGCAGTAATGGTGAAAAAGCACTGCTGATGAACTTGAAGTATTCTGATGGAGAGAACATTGTGAACATTGGAGAAGAAGTGATGACCTTTTTAGAAGAGTATAAGAATACCATAGCAGAGGATATGAATATCACTGTCATCACGGATCAGGCAGAGTATGTGGAGGATGCCATCAATCTTTTTGAAAAAAATCTACTATCAGCTATTAGTTTGGTGGTAGTGGTTGTATTAATCAGCATGGGCTATAGAAGTGCCCTGGTAGTTTCTTCTGCCATTCCGATTACGGTTATGGCTACATTCGCTTTTATGCGATTTACGGGAATTGTACTACATCAGGTTTCTATATCCTCTTTAATTGTATGCTTAGGACTTCTGGTGGCCAATGCCATTGTAGCTAACGACAGTATGGATTTATATTTGTCCAAGGGAATGTCAAGAAAAGAAGCCATTGTTTATGGAATTAATGAAGTGAAAATTCCAATTTTAACATCGACATTAACCACGGTGGCCTCCTTTTTACCCCTATTGTTAATGGAGGGGGTAGCAGGAAAGTTTGTAAAGAGCTTACCGATCATGGTGACAGTTGCCCTGTTCAGCTCCTTTATACTATCCCTGACAGTTGTTCCCGCAATGGGATATACTTTTCTAAAGGGAAGCCAAGGAGAAAAGAAAAAATCACTGTTTAGCGATGTGAGCGATTTTTTCCTAAAACAATACAAGTTTATATTGAAAGCCACATTGAAAATGCCAATCATTACAATTTTAGTGGCGATGGGTTTACTGGTTTTCAGTACTACCATGATATCTAGTTTAGGCTTACAACTATTTCCTTTTGTAGAAAGAGATCAATATGTGATTGATGTGACTTTAATAGAAGGAACTTCCGCTGAAAAAACCAAGGAAGTGATTACAGAAATAGAAGAAATGCTTAAGGAGGATCCTTCAGTAGATAGCTTTTTGAGTAAGGTGGGAGATGGTATACCAAAGTTTTATCCATCCTTTGTACCTAATCAGATTGCTAGCAATCAAGCCCAATTTGTCGTAAATGGCAAGGTCAGTGAAATGGTTGCCCTGCAAGATAGGATAGACCAGACTGTGGTGGGCGCCAGAGTAGAAGTAAAACAGCTAGAGAATGCGGTACCGGTAGGCCTACCTATCCAGGTAAGAGTCAGTGGAAACGATATTGATACCTTGATTAGAACATCTAATGAAATTAAAGAAATTTTATACACTGTAGAGGAAGGTCAGCATGTTCAGGATGATTATGGTCATGAAGTGCTTAAGATGGTGATAGACGTTAATCAAGATAAAGCAAGCATGGTAGGTATCACTAACTACGACATAGCATCAACTGTAAGAATGGCCATCAATGGACACGAAGTGATCAAAATGAGACCAGATGATACCGATGATGATATACCCGTGGTTCTACGAATTCCAACAGATGAAAAGAATACGGTACAGGTATTAGATAATATTTTTGTTACCTCTCAATTTACAGGTAGAAATGTACCTATTCAACAAATTGCTGATATCCATAGTGAATTTTCTCTTAGTAGAATACTAAGGCGAGATAGAGATCGTACGATTACGGTAGGCTTATATCCAAAACCAGGATACTCAGCTGCAGAAGTATTAAATGTAGTAGAGGAAAGAATGGAAGGGTTTGAAGTTCCTCAAGGTTATATGATGGAATTTGGTGGAGAAAGTGAAGATAGAACAGAAGCCTTTGAATCTCTTATCGGACCATTCTTTTTAGCGGCTATGTTGATTTACGTGATTCTGATGTTCCAATTTATGGATTTAAGGCAACCATTAATCATTATGGGAACCATACCATTATCCTTTATTGGTGTCATATGGGGTCTGAAAATAACCGGATATCCCCTAGGCTTTATGGCTCTGATGGGAACGGTGAGTTTGATGGGTATCGTTGTAAACAATGGGATTGTATTGTTGGATTATATCAATATCCTAGCAAAGAGTGGTATCGAGGCCAAAGAAGCAGTGATAGAGGCTTGTGCCACTAGACTAAGACCTATCATGATTGGAATGATAACCACTGTTATTGGATTAGTACCGATGGCATTAATCGGAGGAAGTCTATGGGCGCCACTTGCCTACGCGATTATCTTTGGACTGATGGTATCCTCTATACTAACGATGCTTGTCATTCCTTCAGCATTTATGCTCTTTAGGCGTAGGGATAAAAAAGGCAATGGAATAATAGATGAAGCTTTAACTGATAAAGAAATAAAGGAAACGGTTTCGTAG